The genomic interval GGGCCGCCGGACCCGCGCGGCGCGCGGGGCGCTCGTCGCGGCTGCGGCCGCCGCGGGCCTCGCCTTCTCGGCGGCGACCGTCGCCCAGCAGGCGGTCTGGAAGGACAGCCTCAGTCTCTGGGACGCCGTCATCGAGCGCGAGCCCCTGCCGCTGGCCTTCGCCTACCACAACCGCGCCGTCGCCCTCGCGCGGGGCGGGCGGATCGGGGAAGCCATCGCCGACTACGGCCGCGCGAACGCGATCGACCCGGGGGATGC from bacterium carries:
- a CDS encoding tetratricopeptide repeat protein, producing GRRTRAARGALVAAAAAAGLAFSAATVAQQAVWKDSLSLWDAVIEREPLPLAFAYHNRAVALARGGRIGEAIADYGRANAIDPGDARVLVNRGLLLVQTGRIGDAVADFRAACDLGNDFACRAAEVYRAGGAPFPGRPRD